The DNA region CCAGTTAGTGCGTCCTCCCTACCTTGCAAATCCCTTCCCATCTTATCGGCAAGGAATTATGTGAGAGGATATAGGGCCCAGCCAGCACAGATGGTCCAAATTTGAAATCCTTTCTAGTCATCTTCATATTATTCAATTCCTGACTTATGGAAGAGCCCCTGACATGCTGACTGCTTTCCAAAGAACGAAGAAAGGACATCTCTAGCATCACACTGAGGTTAGCAGAAGGAACAAAAAGAATTGTAAACCTCGCTACCAGTCTGATCCACTGCAGGCAGTAATACAGAAGTGGTCCTCAGGAATTGAACTATGGACAAGCCTGGGACCTCCCATAAAACATGAACAGTCAATGGTATTGCTTGGTGGCATTCTCAGAAGAAAGTCTGAAAATCAAAGGCGGCACAAATGCCAGACTCTAAATGGCAGATGAGGCACACTGACTGGGCAGAGCACACAGGTACCCTCCCTTACCGCTACTCAGATGGATGTGTGGACAGAGGACTTTGGTCAGCAGCATTTTTGACCTGGCAACTGTCCTAGGCATCATGACTTGTGCTGGTGAAAGGAACTGCACAGGGAGGATGAAAGTACTTCTGTTGTATCCCAGAGTTGCCCAGGAAGCAGCATGTGGGGTGAGAGCTTGTCGCTGGCTTTTGCCTGAGCTACAGCCATTGCTTACTTATTCCAATGTTTCCTGAATgaattaccttttctttttttctgtgtcccctacttcatttcattttagaatatgacaaacacaaaaaaggacattttactattttttattGTAAAAACACAGTTCCCTAGATTTATATAAATATgacatatatgtaaaatataattaCGTTCAACTCCATCCTCCAACActgacagctttaaaaaaatgaaacaggctAAAGGAATGCAAGTCCAAAAAGACATTAAGTCTCTGATGACCAAGTGATATCTCACGACACCCCCAAAAACTGACAGAGAGGCAATCAAGCCTTATGAAGAATTCTCACCCACTCCCCAGACATCATCAGCTGCCTGTGTTTTAATGCTATCTCAGTGTGCAGTGGGCGAGAAAAGAGGGGGTAGTTTGCATAGCAACCTCCTACACCCAGGCAGCTCAGCTGCCGCACCTTCCCAAAGCAAGCAGGGAGGGGTATGCTAAGTCTGCTTCTCTGTACCTAACACCTCCATAGATAACCCAAAGGGAGATCCCTTGACACAACCAGTTCTCCACGGTCATCTTAGGGAGGAAGAAAACGCTGTTAACATTGGCATTCAGAGGAGAGACAGACATTGGTCAGAGCCATACCATGCAGTAGTGGGGAAGGCAGAGACGAGAGAACACAATGTGGAACAAGTGGGAGGAAAACACAGGGCTAGATAGCaccttttctcttctgcctccCCCTCCTAGTGCTGCTGTATGGTTTTGTAGTGTCTCATGAGTTACCTGTTTACCACCTCCTTCCTGCTTAGACTCAACCACCAAGGAAAGAGACACAACCAGATAAGATATTCCCTGGACAAGGACGGGATAGCttagcacatacacacacacatacacacgcaccaACAATATGTATCCCATGGGACTGGTACgtcagtatgaaaaaaaaaatctcaaagttttactattaaaaataaagcccCGCCTCCAGATTGTACAAAACCTGTGAAGAGAAGGAAGAATCTCTTGTGTGCAGCAAGTCTGGGATGCAGCCAGATGTCACGAGCACTTCCAGACACACACAGCCAGGCTGCCACCAAAGAACATGTATAGCAGATTCTTCACCTCGTGAGTGATCTCAAAGCCAAAACCTTCCCCAATCACCACATGCCAGGAGGATCCAAATTTCTTGTCCATCATCTCTTTGATCATCTTGGCAGCACTCTGAAGAATAATGAGGAGAGTGTAGGATGAGGCAGAGCAAGCAGCGTGCTTTTATGCAAAAATCCCCCAACTCTTCTCCCTTTAATGGGCTACTCAAGCCATAGGCAATAGGTATGGCAGCTGCActgcaggaactggaagctcCCTAGAGCTATGCTGAAGTGTAAAACAGGCTACTGTGTTTTCAGCAGCCTCCAACACAGCAAGCAAGAGAAATTACAGATCTAGATGTAGTAATCACTTCTCTTCTCATTCACATCAATGTGAAGCAAGAGTTCTCTCTTTGATGATGACGGAGTTATGCTGGGTGCAGCGAGCATGAGAGGAGATTCAGGTCACTAAGCTGCAGCTATTTTTACAGgagtgcgctttttttttttttccaggtagttACCAAAACACTGAAACTAGGCTGGCTTTTAAAAGGCCTGCTTCTCCCAAATCATGCCCTGTGTGagctagaaaaggaaagaggaagattTTGCAGTGACATATGGTGTCTCAGCCAGGATGGGACAGAGAAATAAAGCAAAGCTTTATAGCTTTGCCTTGTTCCGGCACAAAACTCTGCTGGCAACAAGCAGGCTGTGCCTTGCCCAAGGAGCAAGGTGTGTGTTCCTTTATCTTTAGTTCTCAAAATTACAGGCAATCTTTCAAAATGCCGTAACTTCTGTACCACCCTCCTGTTTATATACTCTCAGCAACTTCATTCAATAGGCTGAAAGCTGAGAGGAAAGACTTAACAGACCATACCTGAAGGTTCAAAGACTTTAATTTGCTCACCCCCAAATAAGAGTTTCTTCCCCACTCTGGTGAGGATGGCCCTGCTGAACACTGAAGAACAGACTCACACTTTGGGAAGGGCCCCTTTTCACACAGTTTTGTGCCAAGTCCTCAGGACAGAGGGCATTTTAGAAACCGTAGAAGCATGTCATAGGTCAGGCAGGATCAGGAGGGAAGTGAGGTTTGTGAGCTAAGTGACTAACCTCCACTCCCTGTGCTAAAGCAACATGCTATTACAGATCTTGCTGACAAAGGGAACCAAATGTGAGCCTCTAGCCAagctgtctttgctttcttctgcccTGCTCAGTGCAGAAACAGAGGAATAGGTTGACAGTGTCTGACTCTATCCTGTCCTACACCCTAGCTCTGCTCCTGAAGATTCCCCAAGCTGGTGCTGCACTGTCTGAAGGCCAGCCTAACTGGAATTTGGCTAGTACCTCGTTGTTGGTGGCATATTTCTCACACGCCGTGACACACAGCTCCATAGCTTCCACACGCATCTCCTCTGGCATGTCCGTGTGCTGGAaagagcaaacaagcaaacagagcTGAGCAAAAATAAAAGCTAGACACAAGACAACAGTAGGCAGCCCTTACATCACCCACGCTCTAGCTGGGCACTAGGGGGGATGGGCAAAAGGAAACTAGCCCACGTGACTTCTTATGTCAGCTTCAGAGGCGAGAGCATCACTAGTGATGTCAGTACACCAAGCATCGCCACTGTTTCAGAAAGAGCAGTAAATATGAAAAAGACTTATTACCTCATAATTTATCCATTCTTTCCTTTGTCCCAGCTGAACTGTTCTCTACCTAACACCAAGACTAGCATTAAGTAAGAGCAGCTTAAAGGAAGAGATAAACACATTTGTTAGTTTTCTGTTATAAGATGAAGGGAATGAATGTTAATACTACTCCAACTGTAGTCCTTAATTATTACTATAAGCATAACAAAGAAGTCTAAATTACATagccttttcctcctcttctgctaTCTGACAGGCCAGCAAAATCTTTTACCTCAGCTCCTCTAGAAAAACAAGCTGCACGTAGTACCCTGAACACAGGGGAGGGCTCCAAAGGCAGCATGTTCAGTCCAGAAGGAGATGGATCACAGAACAACTACTTTGCCCCGGGCTTCCTCTGGCTGACAGGAGGAACAGTAGCGCTAATAAATTTGCTTGGCAGAAGTCAAGGACAGGGAGAAAGCAGTGTGATGACTGGGATCCTTACACACGACTATCAGTACATACTTACCTTCTCACAGCAGCCTGGCAGAGGGAGACATAGACTAGAAGAATGAAATAGAATTTCATATCTGTATTTTAACACCGGTAAACATGCAACCCATCCGTCTTCTTACCCTAATCAGTGGAAAGCTATGAAGTCTTTTATAATCAgcttcctcctttttcccctccccagtgTCTGCCATGGTCCTTCCACAAAGACCCTGGAAAGGGGTGGAGGGTCTGCCTGGGGCCCAGCAAAGTGCTGCAGTGCAGGCAATGAAGAGACACAGAACTCTGAGGACACAGGCAAAACAGCTTCAGGAGGAGCAGAAACTTCTTGGTCCAGAGCAcactgcttaaaaaataaaaaaaaggaaaaaaaagtcaggaaagagAAAGTAAGCTTTGAATTACAATGAAAGGCCAATAACATTATGATGAGAATATTGTCCCTACCATCTCAGTTAATTACTGTTTCTCTGCATCTTTTTCACACACCATGCACTTAATGAGCTATCTTACAGAATATTAATGCAAtccagttttaaaaatgtatcattttCCATAAATGAGACTTCAAGAACACAGCACTTCCCTCGTGCTGGATTGGTACTTCTGGGAAGAGTCAAGTCAGGATGCGCCAAGTCAGGATGCTACTTCCCACAAGCAATGAGAGAACAATATATCAACCATTACCTCTAGCATCTAATTCCAAAAGGATTTTCCCAGGACACGCTACTATCTGCAAGAGTTTCAAAGGGTGTTTGATAAACAAAGGGTAAGTGTACCTTAGGAATATGGTTGGTGTACACATAGCATGTCAATGCTGAACAGGAATGTCTTAGTCTGTTTTAGGGCacttcctcctctcttccccagcATTTGTCAGCTGCGAAGGACCATATCAGATAATGCTGGACCACTGTTCCAGGCCTATTTGCCAGCTAGCCTCTACCTGGGCAACGCAGAGGCCCAGCATTGCCTGACAGGCAAATTCATAACATTTCACCATGGCCTTCTGTTTGGTTCTCTCATCCAGGATAAAGCACCTTCCTCTCCTAATCCAAGAAGGCAAGAGTGATCATACAGTAAAGGAAGAATAGAAAAAACACACTGCAAGTGCTTACACCAAGTGTGCAGAGTTGCTGGCCAAAGCAACAAGTCCAGCAGACTACCATTTCTCCCTCAGGGATCACGGGAGTTCTGAACAGCCGCAACCACAAACCGTAAACCGCACGGGGCGGAAGAGCCGCCGGCCTGGCACGAGTTGGCCGCAGCAGGGCAAGCCCAGGCAGTCGCTTTCACGTCTGGCTTCTCCCCCGGGGCGCCAGACCTACGCAGGCCTGGGGGGCTGCCCGGGGGGAACCGGCGACGGGCCATTTCACCGGTGGAAAGACACAGGGGGGCGGCTGCGGCAAGACACGCCGCAGGGGTCAGAGCCCCGGGGAGAAAAACATAGGACAGgccgcgcgcgcatgcgcaggagatcccccccccccccaccgacgCGGCGCAGCCCGCTGCTCTCAGTCCGCGGGGGCCTGAAGGCCGCAGCAGGGAGAGGTCCTCGGTAACCGGGGCGGGGGAagggggagcgcggcgccgggagggcgaggaggggcgcagggaaggagccagcctcacctgcgccgccgccgcctcaggcCCGGTTGCTAAGGAAGGAACCGTGGTTGTCGTAGCAACCAGCGCCGGAAGTCCCGCCACCCCGCCTCCCATTGGCTGGGAGCGAGGCGCCCAACGCGCGTTATTGGTGACCCGCGTTGCCAGGTGACGCAAGGGGGCCTTGGGCAGCCGGGGTGCCCTCAGCGCGCCTGTCCGCAGGGGTGGGGCGAGGGTGCCGCCGCTCCCCTGGGTTCCTtgtggggccgggccgccccccgcaGCGCCTCCCCGGCAgctcggggccggggccagcgccagcgccgcctGTCTTGCCGCTGCCCCTGAAAGATGGCGGCCGCCCGTCCTGCGGCGCGGCGCTGCTGTCCGCGCGCTCGTGCCGGGGCCCCCGGCCCCAAGCCGGGCCGAgatcaccccccctccccccccccaaaaaaagtgtgCGGAGccctggctccgcccccgcgGTCACAGGGGCGCCTGGAGCCTCGCTACCCATGGGGCAGGGGTAGGGGTACGGGTGGGCCCGGACGGGCCGCGGCGCCATTTTGTTGGTGTgggccggccgcggcccgccggcTGCGCGGCGGCTGCGTTTGGGCGGCCGCGGCCTGCTCTGTGCTCGCAACGAGACCATCACTTTGGGGACGGTTACGCTGAAGCGCCTTCCTGCCTTCTAGGGGCTGGTAAGGCCGGCAGCTCATGGAAACACTTTTCAAGTAAAGCAGGGCAGTTCTGAGGCCCTCTGATGGTGTTTATAGTCATGCTgaggtatttttaaatgtttgtctgcttttcttctttctcacttGCTTAAAAGGAGAAAACCTAATATTCAAGAAGACGCCTTCAGCAACAGTGACTTCTTTGGAGAATCTGATAGCGCTGCTTGTAGGTCGACAACCGCAAATTGATAGTGCTGAGCAGAGCATGGGCTGAAAGGCCACtcagtatatttttttaatttgatatgTATCAGGCCATTGCTTATGAACCACCAAAAAGTGGCATTTGAGAAAGGACTTACAGGAAGAATAATAGAGATACAAGGGAGAGAGATCAGGGATTGGCTTTCAGTTACAACAGGCCACATGAGAAAAGGCACAGAGGTGGGTATGGGCAAAGAACATGAAGGACCTATTTAGACTCCCCTGCCCCCTCATGGTGAAGATCTTGAGCTGGGTGTCACAATGGCAGAAAATATAGCTCTACCGGTCTTTAGAGAGTTGACTGTAATGGAAAATTAATATGACTAAGGTACAGTGTGACTATAAATGCAATAGCTATTCTTAAATTACTCATGTGTGAACATTATTATCCTGAAATAAGGAGCTTGTTCCTATTTAATTTAAGCCCATTTACATCCACTTAAGACTTGTCTGTATGAGGAAATTGACCAGAATAGTGATTGCAGCATAAATTATTCTGCAGGGGCTAGTCCAGAATAGCTGTTAATGTCAGTGCTGATGTAGAGATTTGATCTGGTGCTTTGCTTTCTGACCTCAGTTCATTCATAAATTCTCTGTGTAGACAAATCCCTCACTGTGTGACGCCTCCTGAATAGGATTAGAAGCTGCTAGGAGAGAATGTTGTCTCCTACAGCAAGGAAGGATCATTTGTCCCTTGTCTTAGGCTTGAAAATGGGTTTCAAGGAGACTTTTGTGACCGGCATTTTTAATCTAAAGAGTTTGGATGCATTTTCTGGCTAGGCAGGCTGCACAGGACAAGCTCTGAGCCCCACCAGTATCTGAACCACTTTATACCTGGGaacataatatttttttttctgctttaaaatgatttttgagaGTAGTTCTACCTGTCGCTCTAAATAGCAAGAATAAGTATTGGTGTAGTTTGGAGAAGTTGAGGTTTTTATGTGTATTTATTGTAAATTGCATGGGAGAGGCAACAGTTTGTGTTTTCATGCTGATGCAactggaaaggaggagaaaataacCCCGAGATCTCAGAGGCTGAGTATGGGCCATGTTTTTGGAAGTAGCTACTATAACGCTAACCCCATGCCCACTGAGGGCATCACCTCTCTCAGCATGGTCTTTATGTTTGTACTGTCTGCTTGCTTTGAGGGTTTCCATGACTAAGCTGTCTGGGAAATCCTTGTTGTCTCTGAAATGATGCATCTCTGCATCCTGCTAGCCAAACACTGGTTGCTTCTAAACTAGAGCTTAAACTGTTTCTGAGGGGTCTAGGTTTGTATTATTCTGAAAATGCAGGCGAAGAAGCAGCAAGCTCCAGGATAATACCAGGGCAAAAAACTTATCTTATACAAACCTCCAGATGTTGGGCACGATGCCTAGGTTTCCATCAGGGCATATTCTTGTCCTGCAGGATGGCTTGTGGGCCTGATCTTTCGTATGGTCTTCTGACTGACATATATTTGAAATGTGTTCTCTGCTGTCTGTCTACTAAAAGaagaagcactttctttttctttggggaggaaaaaagtgGGGGATGAAGGAGCTGGACATTCTCCTTATCCCTGCTAGCATATGAGGATTTCCTCACCATAATGTTCAAGCTCACCACTGCTGCTTTTGCTGTATAGCTCTAGGGAAGATGTATTGTTACCTCTGTAGTAAGAGGGGACAGTGAATCTGACTAGATCCTATGGAGATCATTTTCCTCACGAAGCAGCAGCGGAAGCACTGGAGCTGTCTGTAGGCTCTGGAAGACAATGCTGCAGTgatcatttttcttctcattttccttcTCAGCTGCCAGTGACAGAAATCAAATGCTGCCTTCTGTCCCTCTTATTCTTTTGCAACTGCATTCCCTTGTGTTGTCTGTGCtgattccttctccttccccttttctACAAGCATTGACCTGTTGGAATAAGGCAGGCACAGTACTAAAATTGTCAGGAGACAGATGAAgactgggagattttttttttttttttcctccagaggaGTTAATTAGGAAAAGAATCTCTGGGAGGAAGAAGATCATTCCATCATTACTTTATCTCTAGGCAGCTACTCTAATCTCTCCAGGGATACAGTGCTTTCAAGCATCgtattctctctgttttttttaatgctttaatcTCTATGTAGTTCACCCACTTTTGCTACTAAGCAGCAAGTCAGAGAGATGGTGTTTTCATGCGCGTATGTGTttgttagtgtgtgtgtgtgtgcatgagctTGCATGCGCATTTGATTTTGAGTTCAGTTAAATGTGCTTTGGTTTTGATCAGTGTGTCCACAGGGAATGTATCCCTAGGGATATGCTGAGACTATTTGTAGGAATTACTCATCATCAGCTTCTTGGTTAAaggtaagaagaaaaaatatggCTGAACCAAAATATCAGAGGGTCCAAAGTTAGGATCTCCATGTTTTTGGTGTTTGTGATGGGTGATGTAATGGGAATGCAAAGTAGAGATATCCTTGAGGAAGGAGAGCATCAAGTTGGCTTGTTCTCATTTGCTGTGGTGTGGCAAAATGTGAGAAGCTTCTTTTCTGAAGCAGTGAGTGTAGggcttctcttggctgcctcttTCCAAAATCAGAGGCCAGTCAAAGCTTTATTGGGCTAACGAATCTAACACATACCAGTTCTCTAGCTACTAGTACAAGGGGGAGATACATGGATAGCTTCAAGTTGGTCATTCTTTACTTTCCATGCTGAATGGCCAGGCACTCGTCTGTAAATAAAGGTGATTCTTTAGTACGAGTTAAGAGCAAGGGATGAATTCACACTTCTGGATCTGTAACAAAACATAAGAGTTGCTCTGCTCCAACTGCTCCTCTCTTATTTGCCACTAATGACAAATTGAAACTCTCTTAGCCCTTTGCCTTTGGCAATTACAATGAAATACATTAAATAAGTATTGTTTACCACGCATCACCCTTAGATTGTATTGTGGTGTCTGTTGTACTCATTAGCCAAGAAATGGAAATATAACTGCTCATTGtgagatttttatttatatatatatatataaaaaatgtacatgtacacacacacacacacgcacgcacacatttttttaaataatgccagTTGACTGTTAGTCTCTGCTTTTTGCCAGTGCCAGCAGAAAGATCCCCAAACCAGCTGAAGGAGAGGGTGGGCACAGGGCTTGTACCTTTACGCGCTTTTAGACGGTCCCTATCCCTGGCCATAGGAGAAGAGTAGACCACTGGTTGATGCCTCTTCAAGTGGAGGAGATCCTCAAATTCTCTCTTTTCCTAAACATGGCCTTTCCTGCTGCTTCTCAAATTAGGCCAACCCAGGTTCCTCTGCCAGTTTTGGAACCTCATCACCCTACCTGTGGTCACAGGCCCTGGTGGTGCCCAGATTACAGGGCATTCAGCTGCGTACCTCATCTACCCTCTGAGGTGAAGcagcaggatggaaaaaaaaatggataaaacTGTCCTGCTTGTCAGCTGTAGCCCTGGGACTGGATGCTGCTCTGCATGAAGGCCTTCACAGTGCACGACCTTGGGCACTATCAAAGGACCCAAGTGAAGAACTTGGTGCACACTGAGGcctgccctgcagcctgccctggggTGGCGAGATGGTCTTGCCTCactggaggcaggaggaatgcTCAGGAGGCCCACAGGGATGTCGAACCCGCATTTCCCCAGGACTGGAGTCTGGCCACATTGTTTTTAGCtccaggaaggcaggcagggtgctgatgTGAATCAGTGCCCCTGATGTACAGGAACAGATGGAAAGTGGTCTGGCCCTTCATTCAGCTCTCAGCTGCTTCAGAGGAAACGGCAAGCCCCTTTGTGTGGCCAGATCCTGTATTCTGCTGAGGAGGGATCATCCTGTGATGGGCAAAGCTCTGCAGAGCCCAAGTGAACCCCACATTATCAATTACTACTTCTAGTAACAGCTACTACCATTACTGCAGTAGTAGCATCAGCGAGTAGGGGGtgtttctgctggcagatgctttGGAAGCACGATGTGTTCCCTGTTCGAGTCTTAATGAGCCTTCCTGGCTCCGGGAGCAAGTGGAGGAGGCTCCTGGCAGGATGGAGAAGCGCAAGGAGGCAATTAAAGCAGCCCCCCCATTGCTAAGGCAGTGCAAGTAACAGGGCTTTTGGTGGGTCACCTCCTGAGGAGGAAGCGCAGGCTGGTTTGACCTGGTTTAAGGGGACGCTGGTTTGATACGGCACAGAGAGCTGTGACCGGCAAGCCTGAAGCTTGAGGCAGCCGGTGTAGGGGAGCATCCCGGCTCTGGAGCTGTGAGAGCTCCCCAAAGTGCTCCCTGACGTGGGGATCCCGGAACTGCCCCCTCAGCAAGTCGGTGTCccggaggaggcagagcctgcagtGCTGACTGTGCCCTCCAGaaagccaggcagggctggagggcTTTGGGAATTGCAGCGGCTTCTTCCCAACCTGCTAATTAATTGTTTAAGCCCTCAGGCATGAATATTTTCAGTTGTTGTGTCTGAACTGGTGTGTTCTCTGTACACTGaatcccttttttgtttttttgtttttttttttttgagtcatgCTAAACTCTTGGCCTGCAGTAAACCCTGCGGCCATGAGTTTCACAGATTAGCAAAGCACCATTAGGAAAAAGCTGTCCCTTTCATCCCATCAAAATGTGTTGTCTTTGAACATCCTCTTAATGGGGCGGATATAAAAGAGTATTCAGGCAGTTTTCTCTGGTGCATTCATCCGTCTGTCTCCTTCTGCCATTGCCTCTTACGTCAGCCCTCCTTTGAGCTGCCAGTCCTGTCTGCTTCTCACGGGAGAGTGCTATTGCTTCTGCTCTTTTTGGGTCTAGCGATTTCTTCATTCCTCCCGccccttgtttttttgttttgagaaggGATATCCAGGACCCAACGCAGCATCCAAGGTGAGCACATGTATAGTGTCAGAACATtctcagtgcatttttttttttttttgagatttcctTCTTTAACAATCCTAAGAATGACTGTTTTTCTTTACCTCTGCTGCATGTGGAGCATTGTTTTTCAGTGAGATGCCATTAGAGAGACTCAGGTGTTTTACTAAGTGGCTATGTTTAATTTAATAGCCAGCAATATGTGCAAGTCCTTACAATTATTCCCTCCAGGCAGCAACACCTTTGACTTGTTGTCTCCTATCATCTCCTCTAAACAACTGGCCTTTTAAGCCCTGCTGCAGGTTTTCAGTTCTTGCAGGACTCAGTTAACCAAAAAATTG from Apteryx mantelli isolate bAptMan1 chromosome 1, bAptMan1.hap1, whole genome shotgun sequence includes:
- the DNAL4 gene encoding dynein axonemal light chain 4; its protein translation is MADTGEGKKEEADYKRLHSFPLIRHTDMPEEMRVEAMELCVTACEKYATNNESAAKMIKEMMDKKFGSSWHVVIGEGFGFEITHEVKNLLYMFFGGSLAVCVWKCS